The Microcoleus sp. AS-A8 genome contains a region encoding:
- a CDS encoding glycosyltransferase, translating to MSTNQLHSLLPVPSGSLQIPASAFTPSEGDDSLESPLRVKRSYGIDTRPIIPIGLGNSPILLSMVIPTYNESNNIQLLVQRLSQLLDNVIPGAYELIVVDDNSPDLTWEIATALMPEYPQLRVMRRIEERGLSTAVIRGWQAARGEVLGVIDADLQHPPELLLKLWGEIARGGDLAVASRNVDGGGVSDWSPIRRFLSRGAQTLGLIILPEVIGRVSDPMSGYFMVRRSCIADRTLSPLGYKILIEVIARGKVPWIGEVGYVFQERQAGESKVTAKQYVDYLRHLLRLRLSLGPIARFFRFGIVGLSGVFVDMAILYLLSDPTTLGLPLTRSKIIASEFAIINNFLWNDFWTFADISRRQPGFRQRLERLLKFNVICLSGLIINVLLLNFLFNVFGINRYVANLIAIAAVTLWNFWLNLKLSWRVTDVN from the coding sequence ATGAGTACCAACCAACTTCACTCCCTGCTACCCGTTCCCTCAGGCTCGTTGCAAATTCCCGCTTCTGCATTTACCCCATCAGAAGGCGATGATTCTCTGGAGTCACCCCTGAGGGTGAAGCGGAGTTATGGCATAGACACTAGGCCGATCATTCCTATCGGGCTAGGGAATAGCCCGATTCTTTTGTCGATGGTGATTCCAACCTACAACGAGAGTAACAATATTCAGCTTCTCGTTCAGCGCCTTAGCCAGTTGTTAGATAACGTCATTCCAGGAGCTTACGAACTCATTGTCGTGGATGACAATAGCCCTGATCTCACCTGGGAAATCGCGACAGCGCTGATGCCAGAGTATCCACAACTCCGAGTCATGCGCCGGATTGAGGAGCGAGGGCTGTCTACCGCCGTCATTCGCGGTTGGCAGGCGGCACGAGGAGAGGTTTTGGGCGTGATTGATGCCGACCTCCAGCATCCTCCGGAGTTGTTATTGAAGCTATGGGGAGAAATTGCGCGGGGAGGCGATTTAGCGGTTGCCAGTCGCAATGTGGACGGTGGAGGTGTCAGCGATTGGAGCCCGATCCGGCGGTTTTTATCTCGTGGGGCGCAAACTTTGGGGTTAATTATTCTCCCGGAGGTGATCGGTCGTGTCTCTGATCCCATGAGTGGCTACTTTATGGTACGCCGCAGTTGTATTGCCGATCGCACCCTAAGTCCACTGGGCTACAAAATTCTCATTGAGGTGATTGCCAGAGGAAAGGTGCCCTGGATTGGGGAAGTGGGCTATGTCTTCCAAGAACGTCAAGCGGGTGAGAGTAAAGTAACAGCAAAACAATATGTAGATTATCTGCGCCACCTACTCCGCTTGCGACTTTCTCTAGGACCTATCGCCCGATTTTTCCGGTTCGGTATCGTTGGTTTGAGTGGAGTGTTTGTGGATATGGCAATCCTTTACCTGCTCAGTGACCCCACTACCCTAGGTTTGCCACTGACCCGTAGTAAAATCATCGCCTCAGAATTTGCAATTATCAACAATTTTTTGTGGAATGATTTTTGGACGTTTGCTGATATTTCCCGTCGTCAGCCCGGATTTCGTCAACGATTGGAACGGCTATTGAAGTTTAATGTGATTTGCCTTTCCGGATTGATTATTAATGTTTTGCTGTTAAATTTCCTGTTTAATGTTTTTGGGATCAATCGATATGTAGCCAATCTAATTGCGATCGCCGCTGTTACGCTTTGGAACTTTTGGCTCAATCTGAAGCTCAGTTGGCGTGTCACCGATGTCAATTGA
- a CDS encoding TVP38/TMEM64 family protein, producing the protein MNVKSGIFLLIVFCIVVTGLAVYFLGGIDPQQLQVWLNQAGIWAPIIYIALYIVATLLILPSTPLNLTGGAIFGLWLGTLWTTIAAIIAAVVSFAFTRTVGRETIVRSRRLAGPWQAMDAEMRQGGLFYMFAIRLLPMIPYGLVNFAAGLTSIRFRDYFLGTVMGTVPGVLPFVMIGSSGLQARRTGDYLPLMGALALTGLLVGGANWYRRRRQSPQQALREMEEQTEQEDIQ; encoded by the coding sequence TTGAACGTCAAAAGCGGTATTTTCCTGCTCATCGTCTTCTGCATTGTGGTAACAGGATTAGCAGTATATTTTCTGGGGGGTATTGACCCCCAACAACTTCAGGTATGGCTTAATCAGGCAGGGATTTGGGCACCCATTATCTATATTGCTCTCTATATAGTGGCAACCCTATTGATATTGCCTTCAACGCCACTCAATCTCACAGGCGGGGCAATTTTTGGTCTTTGGCTAGGTACACTTTGGACCACTATTGCGGCAATCATTGCGGCGGTGGTGTCGTTTGCCTTTACCCGCACGGTGGGACGAGAAACAATTGTTCGATCTCGAAGGTTAGCCGGACCCTGGCAAGCGATGGATGCTGAAATGCGTCAGGGTGGTTTGTTTTATATGTTTGCGATCCGGCTACTGCCGATGATTCCCTATGGTTTGGTGAATTTTGCGGCGGGTTTGACCTCGATTCGTTTCCGAGACTACTTTCTCGGCACAGTGATGGGCACAGTTCCAGGCGTCTTACCTTTCGTGATGATAGGAAGTTCCGGCTTACAAGCAAGGAGAACTGGCGATTATTTGCCGTTAATGGGAGCATTGGCGTTAACAGGGCTTCTGGTGGGCGGAGCTAATTGGTATCGACGTCGCCGCCAGTCGCCTCAACAGGCTCTCCGAGAAATGGAGGAACAAACAGAGCAAGAAGATATTCAGTAA
- the cofH gene encoding 7,8-didemethyl-8-hydroxy-5-deazariboflavin synthase subunit CofH — protein sequence MITKTVDPILNRALAGEDLSPEDGVLLLKQTESQAIAAIRQTADQLRQRQVGDTVTYVINRNINFTNICEQHCSFCAFRRDANEDGAYWLNWGQIQEKTRDAVQRGATEICMQGGLNPEAKINGAFLPYYQQLVKAIKEVAPHLHLHAFSPQEVQFIADHDGHSYAEVIAALQEAGVGSMPGTAAEILDDRVRRILCPQKTNTATWLEIVGTAHRLGMPTTSTMLSGHIETPEQQMEHLEKLRSLQQIARDRGYLSNITEFILLPFVGQEAPKPLRRRVGRDQPVLEDALLLTAVARIFLGNWIGNHQPSWVKLGLDGATEALKWGCNDIGGTLMEEHITSMAGAKGGTCMEVETLQQAISSLGRPYQQRDTLYRYLAMHQVAVEGVG from the coding sequence GTGATTACTAAAACCGTTGATCCTATTCTGAACCGTGCCTTAGCGGGTGAAGACTTATCCCCAGAAGATGGGGTTTTGCTCCTCAAACAAACCGAATCGCAAGCGATCGCAGCCATTCGCCAGACAGCCGATCAGCTACGTCAACGGCAAGTGGGCGATACTGTCACTTATGTGATCAATCGCAATATCAACTTCACCAATATTTGTGAACAGCACTGTAGCTTCTGTGCCTTCCGTCGTGATGCCAATGAAGACGGTGCGTATTGGCTCAACTGGGGGCAAATCCAGGAAAAGACAAGGGACGCTGTGCAGCGAGGGGCTACGGAAATATGTATGCAGGGAGGATTGAACCCAGAGGCAAAAATCAATGGTGCCTTTTTGCCTTATTACCAGCAGTTGGTTAAAGCTATTAAGGAGGTAGCTCCTCACCTGCACTTACACGCCTTTTCACCCCAAGAAGTACAGTTTATTGCCGATCATGATGGACACAGCTACGCCGAAGTGATTGCGGCGCTACAAGAAGCGGGTGTGGGTTCCATGCCAGGAACGGCAGCGGAAATTTTAGATGATCGGGTGCGGCGGATTTTGTGCCCACAGAAGACGAACACAGCCACCTGGTTAGAGATTGTGGGAACGGCGCATCGCTTAGGAATGCCAACCACGAGTACGATGCTTTCAGGACACATTGAAACGCCTGAACAGCAGATGGAGCATTTAGAGAAATTGCGATCGCTCCAACAAATCGCTCGCGATCGGGGCTATCTCAGTAATATTACCGAATTTATCCTTCTGCCTTTCGTGGGCCAAGAAGCCCCCAAACCCCTACGCCGCCGCGTTGGACGAGATCAACCCGTTTTAGAAGATGCCCTCTTGCTCACAGCCGTTGCTCGGATTTTCTTGGGTAACTGGATTGGCAATCATCAACCCAGTTGGGTGAAATTGGGTTTGGATGGGGCGACAGAAGCCCTCAAATGGGGCTGTAATGATATTGGTGGAACCTTGATGGAAGAGCATATCACCTCAATGGCAGGGGCTAAGGGGGGCACTTGTATGGAGGTGGAAACGTTGCAGCAGGCAATTAGTTCTTTAGGGCGTCCTTACCAGCAGCGAGATACACTCTATCGATATCTGGCGATGCATCAAGTTGCAGTTGAAGGGGTAGGTTAA
- a CDS encoding DNA-binding protein has translation MARERKIQFNVNEQEYEWLRVYAQNRDISMAEVLREYIKTLKEKAVGD, from the coding sequence ATGGCAAGGGAAAGGAAAATTCAATTTAATGTGAACGAACAAGAATACGAATGGTTAAGAGTTTATGCTCAAAACAGAGATATTTCAATGGCAGAGGTGCTACGGGAATACATCAAAACTTTGAAAGAAAAAGCTGTAGGCGACTAA
- a CDS encoding tetratricopeptide repeat protein has product MHLQKIGLTFLFVLTATVSIPITPSFPVPFSTKRVLAQTTDARKAEADRLLQQGTEQVLKTNQFQAALQSCQQVLPVYREIKDHLGEAKALACLGGAYIGLKDISRATPFLQQSLAIAKRCCEAQIAQEIKNPQLEAVVQKLLSLAPRIVEAERLAELGTQQLNTNQFEAALQSFQQALPIYREIKSRLGEAKALVGLGAAYMGLKDISRATSFLQQALAIAQETKNRQLEEAVQKLLSVAPQAVEAERLTDLGTQQLNSNQFEAALQSFQKALLICREIKSRLGEGKALVGLATAYLGLKDISRATPLLQQSLAIAQETKNPQLEEAAQKLLSLAQLQNTPRKAEAYRLLGQGTQQLNTNQFEAALQSWQQALTIYRETSDRQGEMNVLGNLGSTYHARGDYLKAIDYYQQTLAISQGIKDPSGEATSLNNLGLSYLRLGDYGKAIDYLQQSLVIARELKNRQQERNALSNLGLAYINLEDYGKGIDYYQQSLIITRSLKDRQPERNALNDLGVAYRSMGDYTKAIDYLQQSLALMREIKDRKGEGSALSNLGNTYLNLGDYAKAIDYYQQSLAIARSLKDRQGEMSVLNNQGLAYRNLGDNIKAIFHYQATLEIAREIKDRKGEGAALLNLGDTSLQLGNHANAINYFQQSLAIAKGLKDRGGEGNTLINLGRAYLVLGDYAKAIDYYQQSLVIAREIKARLEEGSALGELGLAYSSLGNYAKAIDYHQQSLAILREIGSKGGEWRTLNYLGYSLLKSGNLREAENILLTGIKVGETLRERLGKNDAFKVSIFEGQAYTYSLLQQALIAQNKTNEALEIAERGRARAFVELLANRYTPSTTESTIAAPSLPQIQQIAKEQNATLVEYSIISDEFKVGGKVQTKESELYIWVIKPTGEVTFRKTDLKPLWQQQNTTIRGLVFDSRESIGVRGRGLGAVARVDEESQTNRLQQLHQLLIDPIADLLPTDPNARVVFIPQNTLFLVPFPALLDASSKYLIEKHTILTAPAIQVLEFTRQRRQYVPGEAKDVLVVGNPTMPRVSPAIGKPPEQLPSLPGSQQEATEIATLFNTQAIIGNGATKAAVVQKMSQARVIHLATHGLLDYLKIFLGLPGAGAVALAPSGQDNGLLTTEEILNLKLNAELVVLSACDTGNGKITGDGIIGLSRSLITAGVPSVIVSLWSVPDAPTAFLMTEFYKNLQQNPDKAQALRSAMLTTLKKHPNPKDWAAFTLIGEAE; this is encoded by the coding sequence ATGCATCTCCAGAAAATTGGTCTCACCTTCCTTTTCGTACTCACCGCCACTGTCTCGATACCTATCACTCCTAGTTTTCCAGTACCATTTTCGACAAAGCGAGTCTTGGCGCAGACAACAGACGCCCGAAAAGCAGAAGCAGACCGACTGTTACAGCAAGGCACTGAGCAGGTGTTAAAAACCAATCAGTTCCAGGCAGCATTACAGTCTTGCCAACAGGTACTACCTGTCTACCGAGAAATCAAAGACCATTTAGGTGAGGCAAAGGCTTTAGCGTGCTTGGGTGGTGCTTACATTGGACTCAAAGACATCTCACGCGCTACCCCGTTTCTACAACAAAGTTTAGCGATAGCGAAGCGCTGCTGCGAAGCGCAGATCGCACAGGAAATAAAAAACCCCCAACTGGAGGCGGTAGTTCAGAAACTCTTATCCTTGGCTCCCCGGATAGTAGAAGCAGAGCGACTGGCTGAACTCGGTACACAGCAGCTAAACACGAATCAATTTGAGGCAGCATTACAGTCTTTCCAACAGGCACTGCCTATCTACCGAGAAATCAAAAGCCGTCTGGGTGAGGCAAAGGCTTTGGTGGGTTTGGGTGCGGCTTACATGGGACTAAAGGACATCTCACGTGCTACCTCATTTTTGCAACAGGCTTTAGCGATCGCACAGGAAACCAAAAACCGCCAATTAGAGGAGGCAGTTCAGAAACTTCTATCCGTGGCTCCTCAGGCAGTAGAAGCAGAGCGACTGACTGATCTGGGTACCCAGCAGCTAAACAGCAATCAGTTCGAGGCGGCATTGCAGTCTTTCCAAAAGGCACTGCTTATCTGCCGAGAAATTAAAAGCCGTCTGGGTGAAGGAAAGGCTCTGGTGGGCTTGGCTACTGCTTACCTTGGACTCAAAGACATTTCACGCGCTACCCCGCTCTTACAACAAAGTTTAGCGATCGCACAGGAAACCAAGAACCCTCAATTGGAGGAGGCAGCTCAGAAACTTTTATCCTTGGCTCAACTTCAAAATACTCCCCGGAAAGCAGAAGCTTACCGACTGCTAGGACAAGGTACACAACAGTTAAACACGAATCAATTTGAGGCAGCATTACAATCTTGGCAACAGGCGCTAACTATCTATCGAGAAACCAGCGATCGCCAAGGAGAGATGAATGTTCTGGGCAATCTGGGAAGTACTTACCATGCCAGAGGAGATTATCTCAAAGCGATTGATTACTATCAGCAGACTTTGGCAATCTCACAAGGTATCAAAGACCCAAGCGGGGAGGCAACATCCCTGAACAATCTGGGGCTGTCTTACCTTCGGCTGGGAGACTACGGCAAAGCAATTGATTACCTCCAGCAGAGTTTAGTAATCGCACGCGAACTCAAGAACCGCCAACAAGAGAGAAATGCCCTAAGCAATTTAGGACTGGCTTACATTAACCTGGAAGACTACGGTAAAGGAATTGATTACTACCAGCAGAGTTTAATCATCACACGCTCCCTCAAAGACCGCCAACCAGAGAGGAATGCCCTCAACGATCTGGGAGTCGCTTACAGATCCATGGGAGACTACACCAAAGCAATTGATTACCTCCAGCAGAGTTTGGCGCTCATGCGGGAAATCAAAGACCGAAAAGGGGAGGGGAGTGCCCTAAGCAATCTGGGAAATACTTACCTTAACCTAGGAGACTACGCCAAAGCGATTGACTACTACCAGCAGAGTTTAGCGATCGCACGCTCCCTGAAAGACCGCCAAGGAGAGATGAGTGTCCTGAACAATCAGGGACTGGCTTACCGTAACCTGGGAGACAATATCAAAGCAATTTTTCACTACCAGGCGACTTTGGAGATAGCGCGGGAAATCAAAGACCGAAAAGGGGAGGGGGCTGCCCTGCTCAATCTGGGAGACACTTCCCTTCAACTGGGAAACCATGCCAACGCGATTAATTACTTCCAGCAGAGCTTGGCGATCGCAAAGGGTCTCAAAGACAGAGGAGGGGAGGGAAATACCCTGATCAACCTGGGAAGGGCTTACCTTGTCCTGGGAGACTACGCCAAAGCGATTGATTACTACCAGCAGAGTTTAGTAATCGCACGCGAAATCAAAGCCCGCCTAGAGGAGGGGAGTGCCCTGGGCGAATTGGGACTGGCTTACAGTAGCCTGGGAAACTATGCTAAAGCGATTGATTACCACCAGCAGAGTTTGGCAATTTTGCGTGAAATTGGCAGCAAGGGTGGGGAATGGAGGACTCTAAACTATCTAGGATATAGTCTCCTTAAATCTGGCAATCTCAGGGAAGCCGAAAACATCCTCCTTACTGGAATCAAGGTAGGGGAAACTCTACGGGAGAGATTGGGCAAGAATGATGCCTTCAAGGTGTCAATCTTTGAGGGACAAGCTTACACCTACAGCTTGCTGCAACAAGCCCTCATCGCTCAGAACAAAACCAACGAAGCTTTGGAAATAGCCGAGCGGGGTAGAGCGAGAGCCTTTGTGGAGTTATTGGCAAATCGCTATACCCCATCAACTACTGAATCTACTATCGCTGCACCATCTCTCCCACAAATTCAACAAATTGCTAAGGAGCAAAACGCTACCCTTGTTGAATATTCGATTATTAGTGATGAATTCAAAGTTGGAGGTAAAGTACAAACCAAGGAATCAGAACTCTATATTTGGGTAATCAAACCCACAGGTGAAGTTACATTCCGTAAAACTGACCTCAAACCTCTATGGCAGCAACAAAATACAACTATTAGAGGTCTTGTTTTCGACAGTCGTGAATCTATCGGTGTTAGAGGACGGGGTTTGGGAGCTGTTGCCAGAGTTGATGAAGAAAGCCAAACCAATCGCTTACAGCAACTTCATCAACTCCTGATTGACCCCATTGCCGACCTCCTGCCCACTGATCCAAATGCTCGTGTCGTCTTCATTCCACAAAATACGCTGTTTCTCGTTCCCTTCCCAGCTTTGCTAGATGCCTCTAGTAAATACCTAATTGAAAAACACACCATTCTTACCGCTCCTGCCATTCAAGTGCTAGAGTTTACCCGTCAGCGACGGCAATACGTTCCAGGCGAAGCTAAGGATGTGTTAGTGGTAGGTAATCCGACTATGCCTCGTGTTTCACCTGCGATTGGCAAACCGCCTGAACAACTGCCTAGCTTACCAGGGTCTCAACAGGAAGCGACTGAAATTGCAACTCTATTCAATACCCAAGCGATTATAGGAAACGGAGCAACGAAAGCCGCAGTTGTACAAAAGATGTCCCAGGCACGGGTGATTCATCTGGCAACTCACGGATTATTGGATTACTTAAAAATATTTCTGGGCTTACCCGGTGCGGGTGCTGTCGCCCTCGCGCCTTCGGGACAAGATAACGGTCTACTGACAACTGAAGAAATCCTCAATCTGAAACTGAATGCGGAATTAGTCGTTTTGAGTGCTTGCGATACTGGTAACGGCAAAATTACTGGCGATGGCATCATCGGATTGTCTCGCTCATTGATTACAGCCGGTGTACCTAGTGTGATTGTTTCCCTCTGGTCAGTACCGGATGCGCCCACTGCCTTCTTGATGACCGAGTTTTATAAGAATCTTCAGCAGAACCCCGATAAAGCCCAAGCACTGCGAAGCGCTATGCTGACAACCCTGAAAAAACACCCCAACCCCAAAGACTGGGCTGCATTCACACTCATTGGTGAAGCTGAGTGA
- a CDS encoding DUF3352 domain-containing protein, whose amino-acid sequence MLKKHKPLLLLGLGAAVLLIGGGVTAYLLLVQRKPVLGDAPLGSQLVPQDALLTASISTDAAPWQQLQLYGTPETKAALNQKLTQLHDNLVTANGYNYERDIQPGLSKTVMIAYLESRAPMPGASPGQAPLFGRSLLPDLIVLPMQSPTQAQQLFEKTKSQKATQFFERTYKGIPIRETHKSNTQNYSIALVGRFLVVTNNPKITERAIDTYKGGSSLAATPGYLEALPKVNSTTPFAQLYLNMPVFSAVLAANSGRNLSPEKMADAQQMQGVATTVTLESQGMRFQGISWLKPNSTQKYNVENTTPRLPRRLPADTLFMLAGSNLKQLWEGFAQGTESNPLLPITPENLNTALKAFLGLDFENELLPWMGDEFSLALIPASPQSLTLPENQASPPLGAGVVLMLEARDRARAEATLNRLDQVMATRYGFQVEPTKLGNQPVVSWLSPYGGVSATHGWLEGSIVFLTLGAPIASSILPEPQVPLIQTPLFQQAVPTQPNPNNGQFFLDVDRTINSSNLNLQKVLPPERKLLAKAIRAIGFTGAIHDKRSTRFDLFVQLKTAVIPSPTPIPENPSQIPGTPAAPQTRPSRPSVPQISPSPSISPSVSPTAQTPAISPSVSPTPETSPSQSP is encoded by the coding sequence ATGCTGAAGAAACATAAACCGTTGCTGCTGCTAGGATTGGGTGCGGCAGTCTTACTCATCGGCGGTGGTGTAACCGCTTACTTGCTGCTCGTGCAGCGAAAACCTGTTCTGGGAGATGCCCCACTCGGTTCCCAGTTGGTTCCACAAGATGCCCTGCTCACGGCGTCAATTTCTACGGATGCAGCGCCATGGCAGCAGTTGCAGCTATATGGCACACCTGAAACGAAAGCGGCTCTGAATCAAAAGCTCACCCAACTGCACGATAATCTTGTCACAGCCAATGGCTATAACTATGAGCGAGATATCCAACCTGGGTTGAGTAAAACGGTAATGATTGCTTATCTGGAGTCTAGGGCACCGATGCCGGGAGCCTCTCCAGGGCAAGCGCCTCTGTTCGGCAGGTCATTGCTTCCTGACCTGATTGTATTGCCGATGCAAAGCCCCACTCAGGCACAGCAACTATTTGAAAAAACCAAGTCTCAGAAAGCCACGCAGTTTTTTGAACGAACCTACAAAGGCATTCCCATTCGAGAAACTCACAAAAGCAATACCCAGAATTATTCAATTGCTTTGGTGGGGCGTTTCTTGGTTGTTACAAATAATCCTAAAATCACGGAGCGGGCGATTGATACCTATAAAGGAGGTTCCTCGCTAGCCGCGACGCCAGGGTATTTGGAGGCATTGCCAAAAGTTAATAGCACTACACCCTTCGCCCAGTTGTATTTGAATATGCCTGTGTTCTCAGCGGTACTCGCAGCGAATTCAGGGCGTAACCTCTCTCCGGAAAAAATGGCGGATGCTCAACAAATGCAGGGAGTGGCGACGACGGTAACTCTAGAATCCCAAGGGATGCGTTTTCAGGGGATTTCTTGGCTAAAACCCAATAGCACTCAAAAGTACAACGTTGAGAATACAACCCCACGTTTACCCAGACGCCTGCCAGCCGATACGCTGTTCATGCTGGCTGGAAGTAATTTAAAACAATTATGGGAAGGTTTCGCCCAAGGGACGGAGTCGAATCCACTCTTGCCGATTACACCCGAAAATCTCAATACAGCTTTAAAGGCATTTTTAGGTTTAGATTTTGAGAACGAGCTACTCCCTTGGATGGGAGATGAGTTTTCCCTGGCTCTAATTCCGGCCTCTCCACAAAGTTTGACGCTTCCCGAAAATCAAGCCTCTCCGCCACTGGGAGCCGGTGTGGTATTGATGTTGGAGGCACGCGATCGCGCCCGTGCTGAAGCCACCCTCAATCGACTCGACCAAGTGATGGCAACTCGCTATGGATTTCAGGTGGAACCCACGAAGCTGGGGAATCAACCTGTGGTTAGTTGGCTCTCACCCTACGGGGGAGTGAGTGCCACTCACGGCTGGTTAGAGGGCAGCATAGTCTTCTTAACCCTAGGGGCACCAATTGCCAGTTCTATCCTTCCTGAACCCCAAGTACCCCTGATTCAGACTCCGCTATTTCAGCAAGCTGTACCAACTCAGCCCAATCCCAATAATGGTCAGTTTTTTCTGGATGTGGATCGCACCATCAACAGCAGTAATCTGAACCTGCAAAAAGTCCTACCTCCGGAGCGAAAACTGCTGGCGAAGGCCATTCGTGCGATCGGGTTCACGGGGGCGATTCATGACAAACGGAGTACCCGCTTTGACCTATTTGTGCAGCTAAAAACGGCTGTAATCCCCAGCCCCACTCCTATTCCTGAGAATCCTTCTCAAATTCCAGGCACTCCAGCCGCCCCTCAGACCCGTCCCAGCCGCCCGTCTGTGCCACAGATATCCCCGTCCCCTTCAATCAGTCCTTCTGTGTCGCCAACAGCTCAGACGCCTGCAATCAGCCCTTCTGTGTCGCCAACTCCTGAAACATCTCCCAGCCAATCGCCTTGA
- the ccsB gene encoding c-type cytochrome biogenesis protein CcsB, which yields MDLVELQNKLDNTSFLVLFVTMLMYWIGAAFGAIPYLSVLSTTGMAIANLCIAALLGARWLEAGYFPLSNLYESLFFLTWGITAIHLIAENMSRSRLVGVVTAPVAMGITAFAALTLPSEMQHSEPLVPALKSNWLMMHVSVMMLSYAALMVGSLLAIAFLVVTRGQNVELRGSSVGTGGYRTKTDQAARPSYRLQRNSEQPQPQTPVITSNSPTLDSWQADKSAVNTAVLDVATPSASAVAEISTVATLSPVRLSLADTLDNISYRVIGLGFPLLTIGIIAGAVWANEAWGSYWSWDPKETWALITWLVFAAYLHARITRGWQGRRPAILAATGFIVVWICYLGVNLLGKGLHSYGWFF from the coding sequence ATGGATCTGGTTGAACTCCAGAACAAATTGGATAATACGTCCTTCCTCGTCCTGTTCGTGACGATGTTGATGTATTGGATAGGCGCGGCTTTTGGGGCAATTCCCTATCTATCAGTGTTATCAACAACCGGTATGGCGATCGCTAACCTCTGTATCGCCGCTTTACTTGGTGCCAGATGGCTAGAGGCCGGTTACTTTCCTTTGAGCAATCTCTATGAATCTCTGTTTTTCCTGACTTGGGGGATTACCGCGATTCATCTGATTGCCGAAAACATGAGTCGCAGCCGATTGGTAGGCGTTGTTACAGCACCGGTGGCTATGGGTATCACGGCATTTGCCGCCCTGACACTGCCATCAGAAATGCAGCACTCAGAGCCACTCGTCCCGGCTCTAAAATCCAATTGGTTGATGATGCACGTCAGTGTGATGATGCTAAGTTATGCCGCACTGATGGTGGGTTCCCTGTTGGCGATCGCCTTTTTGGTCGTGACTCGCGGTCAAAACGTCGAGCTTCGAGGCAGTTCTGTCGGAACGGGTGGCTATCGTACCAAGACTGATCAAGCGGCTCGTCCCTCTTACCGACTGCAACGTAACAGTGAACAACCGCAGCCCCAAACCCCAGTCATCACCAGTAATTCTCCGACCTTAGACAGTTGGCAAGCCGACAAGAGTGCCGTGAATACAGCGGTTCTCGATGTAGCCACCCCATCAGCCTCAGCGGTTGCAGAAATATCGACGGTTGCAACTCTCTCTCCTGTACGCCTCAGCCTTGCTGATACTCTCGACAATATCAGCTATCGCGTCATTGGATTGGGATTTCCCTTACTCACGATCGGGATTATTGCTGGGGCGGTTTGGGCGAATGAGGCTTGGGGGTCTTATTGGAGTTGGGACCCCAAGGAAACGTGGGCATTAATTACCTGGTTAGTGTTTGCGGCCTATCTCCATGCTCGGATTACGCGTGGATGGCAAGGACGGCGACCAGCCATTTTAGCGGCAACAGGATTTATAGTAGTCTGGATTTGCTATCTTGGTGTGAATCTGCTGGGCAAAGGATTACATTCCTATGGCTGGTTTTTCTAA